A segment of the Alphaproteobacteria bacterium genome:
AATGCCATATTCACGCCATGCAATGCCTTCATCTTCGATAATGATATCGTCACCATCTCCACCCACGAGAAGATCCCATTCACCACCTATGAGCGTGTCTGCAGCTTGCCCCCCAACAAGAACATTAGGCGCAGAATTGCCAATAAGCATATCTTTGTATTGGCTACCAATGGCATTTTCGATGATAATGGCTTTTTCCCAGTTTTGATCTGGATCTAATGCAATGGAGAAAATATTACCTGAAACATAAGAAAAAATTGGTTTGCCATTTTCGTCCACTCCCCCTCGTAAATCAATTTTATTAAAACCATCGCTAGCATAGGCAGAGCTTATATTGCTGGCATCAATCGTATCCGTCCCACCTGCATCCCATATGGTGAAAGCTTCTCCCGGAGACGTAACCGCGTTTAACGTATATGTATCATCTCCATCTTTATATTCATCGTTATGACCATACATTTTTTGAATGGCCGCAATATCAAATATCATTGGAGTAATAAAATTTACTCCCTCA
Coding sequences within it:
- a CDS encoding M10 family metallopeptidase C-terminal domain-containing protein encodes the protein MNNYYNDLFYAAWAADGNGDYVINFTYSDDYDYSTPFPRIDNDVNGISSGTASEWNQAIQVWQSIADITFSHTSLPWQADLALLDSSSLNLASAPGVAYRDEDSNVMQEAVSFVNTGANFRTYLHELGHVLGLDHPGGGEGDDPAYAHYNREMSIMRYANGQPNGAVEGVNFITPMIFDIAAIQKMYGHNDEYKDGDDTYTLNAVTSPGEAFTIWDAGGTDTIDASNISSAYASDGFNKIDLRGGVDENGKPIFSYVSGNIFSIALDPDQNWEKAIIIENAIGSQYKDMLIGNSAPNVLVGGQAADTLIGGEWDLLVGGDGDDIIIEDEGIAWREYGI